In a single window of the Bacteroidota bacterium genome:
- a CDS encoding metallophosphatase, with translation MEEFRIKNRRDFLKKSLYGSIGAASLSMLPAEVFAKHEQVKIVILHTNDVHSHVDPFPMNDPKYAGLGGVARRAALIEEIRNQEPNVLLLDAGDIYQGTPYFNKFGGELELKLMSKMGYDASAIGNHDFDNGIKGIVNQLHNASFPLLCSNYDFSDTAMSGKTQAYKIFEKDGIRIGVFGIGIELEGLVDKRMYENTRYLDPLVKAAEMSVLLKNEKHCDIVICLSHLGFSYESKKVSDVVLAKESRNIDLIIGGHTHTFLDKPMEYSNRDGKKVLVAQVGWAGIKLGKITFVVERNSKKKRVEGSSLNLSEFQPQI, from the coding sequence ATGGAAGAATTTCGTATAAAAAATAGACGGGACTTTTTAAAAAAATCGCTCTATGGAAGCATCGGTGCAGCAAGTTTATCCATGCTTCCGGCAGAAGTTTTTGCGAAGCATGAACAAGTAAAAATTGTAATACTGCATACCAACGATGTGCATAGCCATGTTGATCCATTTCCGATGAATGACCCTAAATATGCAGGTTTGGGAGGAGTTGCACGAAGGGCGGCGTTGATTGAAGAAATACGGAATCAGGAACCCAATGTATTGTTGTTGGATGCTGGCGATATTTATCAAGGCACACCTTACTTCAATAAATTTGGAGGAGAACTTGAATTAAAATTAATGAGCAAAATGGGTTACGATGCAAGTGCGATTGGTAACCACGATTTTGATAATGGAATAAAAGGTATCGTAAATCAATTGCACAATGCGAGTTTTCCATTGTTGTGTTCGAATTACGATTTTAGTGATACTGCCATGAGCGGTAAAACACAAGCCTATAAAATTTTTGAAAAAGATGGAATTCGTATAGGTGTATTTGGAATTGGTATTGAGCTGGAAGGACTAGTTGATAAACGCATGTATGAAAATACACGTTACCTCGATCCTTTAGTAAAAGCAGCTGAAATGAGTGTATTACTAAAAAATGAAAAACACTGCGACATTGTGATTTGCTTATCACATCTTGGCTTTAGTTATGAAAGTAAAAAGGTAAGCGATGTAGTGCTTGCAAAGGAATCGAGAAACATTGATTTAATCATTGGCGGACATACGCATACATTTTTAGATAAGCCCATGGAATACAGTAACCGCGATGGGAAAAAAGTTTTGGTGGCACAAGTAGGCTGGGCAGGAATAAAACTTGGTAAAATTACTTTTGTAGTTGAACGAAATTCTAAAAAGAAAAGGGTGGAAGGAAGCAGTTTAAATTTATCAGAATTTCAACCTCAGATATAA
- a CDS encoding 3-dehydroquinate dehydratase, producing MHFVIINGPNLNLLGQREKDIYGNQSFESYYEQLKVVFPEHRIDYFQSNVEGELINFIQSVGFSTDGILLNAGGYTHTSVAIGDAVKAITTPVVEVHISNIYVRESFRHTSFISPNAKGSIIGMGLNGYRLAIESFLL from the coding sequence ATGCATTTTGTAATTATTAATGGCCCAAACTTAAATTTGTTGGGTCAGCGCGAAAAAGATATCTACGGAAATCAATCTTTTGAAAGCTATTACGAGCAATTAAAAGTAGTTTTTCCGGAACACCGTATCGATTATTTTCAAAGCAATGTAGAAGGAGAGTTAATTAATTTTATTCAATCGGTTGGATTTTCTACTGATGGAATTTTGTTAAATGCCGGTGGATATACCCATACCTCTGTTGCCATTGGCGATGCTGTAAAAGCAATTACAACGCCGGTAGTAGAAGTTCACATTAGCAATATTTATGTGCGCGAATCCTTTAGGCACACTTCTTTTATTTCTCCCAATGCAAAGGGAAGTATTATTGGGATGGGACTTAACGGCTACCGCCTAGCTATTGAAAGCTTTTTATTATAG
- a CDS encoding glycosyltransferase family 2 protein yields MKTAVVILNWNGKNYLEKFLPGVLLHSKDEAQIYVIDNASSDDSVEFLSKNYPTVIQLHNSTNGGFSQGYNEGLAKIEAQYFVLLNSDVEVSKNWLTPIIELMDKDEKIAACQPKIKSFAHTDSFEYAGAAGGFMDSNFYPFCRGRILNTVEPDLGQYDTSIEVFWASGASLFVRADVYKSCGGLDEDFFAHMEEIDLCWRMKNLGYKIFSCHLSTVYHVGGGTLSKINPRKTFLNFRNNLYLITKNVATHQLYSSLFKRMILDGIAAAKFLFSGSASHAWAVFKAHLSFYSNFKKMKSKRNTKLTNSGANVSGLYSKSIIWDYYIRKRTKFSSIDFETK; encoded by the coding sequence ATTAAAACCGCAGTGGTTATCTTGAATTGGAATGGGAAAAATTACCTCGAAAAATTTTTACCGGGAGTGCTGCTACATTCTAAAGATGAAGCCCAGATTTATGTAATTGACAATGCATCGAGCGATGATTCAGTCGAATTTTTAAGCAAAAATTATCCCACAGTTATTCAACTTCACAATAGCACAAACGGTGGTTTTTCACAAGGTTATAACGAAGGATTGGCCAAAATTGAAGCACAGTATTTTGTGTTGCTAAATTCCGATGTTGAAGTGAGTAAGAACTGGCTAACTCCCATTATCGAATTAATGGATAAAGATGAGAAAATTGCCGCTTGCCAACCTAAAATAAAATCGTTTGCGCATACCGATAGCTTTGAATATGCAGGCGCAGCAGGTGGTTTTATGGACAGCAATTTTTATCCATTTTGCAGAGGTAGAATATTAAATACCGTAGAGCCTGACCTTGGACAATATGATACAAGCATTGAAGTTTTTTGGGCTTCAGGAGCAAGTCTGTTTGTGCGGGCAGATGTGTATAAAAGTTGCGGTGGATTGGATGAAGATTTTTTTGCACACATGGAAGAAATTGATTTGTGTTGGCGCATGAAAAACTTGGGTTACAAAATATTTTCGTGTCATTTAAGTACCGTGTACCATGTTGGTGGAGGTACTTTGTCGAAAATAAATCCACGCAAAACCTTTTTAAATTTTCGCAATAATTTATACCTCATCACAAAAAACGTTGCTACTCATCAGCTATATAGCAGCCTTTTTAAACGCATGATTTTAGATGGAATAGCAGCTGCTAAATTTTTATTTTCGGGGAGCGCTTCGCATGCCTGGGCTGTATTTAAAGCGCACTTGAGCTTTTATTCGAATTTTAAAAAAATGAAATCCAAACGAAATACAAAACTAACCAATTCAGGTGCTAATGTTTCTGGGCTTTATTCAAAAAGTATCATCTGGGATTATTATATTCGGAAGCGTACAAAATTTTCATCAATCGATTTTGAAACAAAGTAG
- a CDS encoding acyl-CoA thioesterase — translation MFTSTTQIRVRYAETDKMGYVYYGNYAQYYEVGRVEGLRDLGLSYRAMEDAGILLPVMEYQIKYFKPAYYDDLLTIKTTILELKGARIFFEYETLNQQGEMLNKGTTTLVFVSAATNKPCAPPDWFMQKLEAQKG, via the coding sequence ATGTTTACATCCACTACACAAATTCGCGTACGTTACGCTGAAACCGACAAAATGGGCTATGTATATTATGGCAACTATGCTCAATATTATGAAGTGGGAAGGGTAGAAGGCTTGCGCGATTTGGGTTTAAGTTACCGTGCAATGGAAGATGCAGGCATACTGTTGCCCGTTATGGAATATCAAATAAAATACTTTAAACCGGCCTATTACGACGATTTACTTACCATTAAAACCACAATACTTGAATTAAAAGGAGCGCGTATTTTTTTCGAATACGAAACTCTTAATCAACAAGGCGAAATGCTTAATAAAGGTACCACTACCTTGGTTTTTGTTTCGGCAGCAACCAACAAACCTTGTGCTCCTCCCGATTGGTTTATGCAAAAGTTGGAAGCACAAAAAGGATAA
- a CDS encoding SpoIIE family protein phosphatase has translation MFQNPEGYLIVSTGKGNVSFNGTDFKPLLTPNLAAEDFVTASFIDQTGSIWFGCFSGTILVLSGNNESKMVYKAASSISHFCESKNGLVVASTRSSGLVAIDNSKFSAQAICADCEEQMINSAEFIDRNLLLIASNSGLYTYSFLNRKMQVVTPFASEEITCLLLKKKRDGCWVGTKEKGVYELTFTESQSLVVVRNISKETGLSGNSVQCIFEEKQGTLWVATLEGGIHKLVPAENYRCTFYQKEQGLGNEFVKVMLQDAEENLWLGTYGGGLFRMDIDPFELVNVKNGLSDNKVLGIVSDKQNNLWFAGPGGISLLYKKSGETKQITTDRGLISNAVTCLYLDEKNKKLWYGTADKGIGVLDMNNLHSVTMNDLPNLTGDYINSISADKFDNIWISTTLSGVYKYDGNFSQFSTKNGLGHNYVFQSYGDSKGRVWFATHAAALNYFEKSKIKEQTGNLGISSYDFNSFCEDKNGNIWTATFGNGFANISITPKVVITTTDALISNYCYGILCDRDNNLWVTQKNYLTKYNPIRQNIKTFSGKDLFGDNQFNTNALHLDREGNVWFGTDKGALCYLYSSYSSNKIEAKPKITAFKVFNEKKDINSYLTLPFGSYSVSFEFEALSFKKSEEVKFKYMLLGRDNEWQYAGNSPVVHYANLKDGNYSFRLMACNNDGLWNVEPVEISFTVAAPLWKSWWFWTLLLSLLVLLTATYVNLRAKQLKRQRDELQRMVDNKTKELSQEKSLVESQNKIIRAKNKDIQDSINYAQKIQDAILPDMNELKKSLSDVFILYKPREVVSGDFYWYTHVDNSMIIVAADCTGHGVPGALMSMIGNALLREIILLNQIYTPNSILYALDEGIISTLNQGGAEKERKDGMAISICKINADKKEIHFASSQQSLIHISKNKAIEVKGEFFSIGDYEVTDKRFENHRFSYEKEDMIYLFSDGYLDQFGGGENRKFMKKRFVDLLLEISHLEGTFQKAALEKNLSAWKGEKNQTDDVMVIGIRL, from the coding sequence ATGTTTCAAAACCCTGAGGGCTACTTAATTGTAAGTACCGGAAAGGGAAATGTGAGTTTTAATGGTACTGATTTTAAACCATTGCTTACGCCTAATTTAGCTGCTGAAGATTTTGTAACTGCTTCCTTTATTGACCAAACGGGAAGTATTTGGTTTGGATGTTTTTCAGGGACCATACTTGTGTTGAGCGGAAACAATGAATCAAAAATGGTGTATAAAGCAGCCAGCTCAATTAGTCATTTTTGTGAAAGTAAGAATGGACTTGTTGTAGCGTCTACGCGTTCGAGCGGACTTGTTGCTATTGACAATTCAAAATTTTCGGCACAGGCAATTTGTGCTGACTGTGAAGAGCAAATGATTAATAGTGCTGAATTCATTGATCGCAATCTTTTATTGATTGCTTCAAATTCAGGACTTTACACCTATTCATTTCTAAATCGTAAAATGCAAGTGGTTACACCTTTTGCATCCGAAGAAATTACCTGTTTGTTACTTAAAAAAAAGAGAGACGGTTGCTGGGTAGGTACCAAAGAAAAAGGAGTATATGAACTTACATTCACCGAAAGTCAATCATTAGTTGTTGTACGAAATATTTCAAAAGAAACTGGACTTTCAGGAAATTCGGTACAATGCATTTTTGAAGAGAAGCAAGGCACATTATGGGTTGCAACGCTCGAAGGAGGTATTCATAAATTAGTTCCAGCTGAAAATTACAGGTGTACCTTTTATCAAAAAGAACAAGGTCTTGGAAATGAATTTGTAAAAGTAATGCTACAAGATGCAGAAGAAAATTTGTGGTTGGGTACCTACGGCGGTGGATTGTTTCGCATGGATATTGACCCTTTTGAATTAGTGAATGTTAAGAACGGATTAAGCGATAACAAAGTACTCGGAATAGTTTCTGACAAGCAAAATAATTTATGGTTTGCCGGACCGGGTGGAATTAGTTTACTGTATAAAAAAAGTGGCGAAACCAAACAAATCACTACAGATAGGGGCTTAATTAGCAATGCCGTTACTTGTTTGTACCTGGACGAAAAAAATAAAAAATTGTGGTACGGAACTGCCGATAAAGGTATTGGTGTGCTCGACATGAATAACCTGCATTCAGTTACCATGAATGATTTGCCCAATTTAACCGGTGATTACATCAATTCAATTTCGGCCGACAAGTTCGACAATATTTGGATTAGCACTACTCTTTCGGGAGTTTATAAGTACGATGGAAACTTTAGTCAGTTTTCCACCAAAAATGGATTAGGACATAATTATGTATTTCAGTCGTATGGCGATTCAAAGGGCAGGGTTTGGTTTGCAACCCATGCTGCAGCATTGAACTATTTTGAGAAATCGAAAATAAAAGAGCAAACTGGTAACCTAGGAATTAGCTCCTACGATTTTAATTCGTTTTGTGAAGATAAAAATGGAAATATCTGGACTGCAACATTCGGCAATGGTTTTGCTAATATTTCTATTACACCAAAAGTAGTTATAACAACAACAGATGCATTAATTTCGAACTACTGTTACGGCATACTTTGCGACCGTGATAATAATTTATGGGTAACACAAAAAAATTACTTAACCAAGTATAATCCAATAAGGCAAAACATTAAAACTTTTTCAGGTAAGGATTTGTTTGGCGATAATCAGTTTAACACAAATGCTTTGCATTTAGATCGAGAAGGAAATGTTTGGTTTGGAACCGATAAAGGTGCCTTATGTTATTTGTATTCTTCCTACAGCAGCAATAAAATTGAAGCCAAGCCAAAAATTACTGCTTTTAAGGTATTCAACGAAAAAAAAGATATAAACTCCTACCTCACCCTTCCTTTCGGCTCCTATTCTGTGTCGTTTGAATTTGAAGCCTTGAGTTTTAAAAAGTCGGAAGAAGTAAAATTTAAATACATGTTGCTTGGTCGCGACAACGAATGGCAATACGCAGGTAATTCACCGGTGGTGCATTATGCGAATTTAAAAGATGGGAATTATTCGTTTAGATTAATGGCTTGCAACAACGATGGATTGTGGAATGTAGAACCGGTTGAAATTTCCTTTACAGTTGCGGCACCACTTTGGAAAAGCTGGTGGTTTTGGACACTCTTGCTAAGCTTGTTGGTATTGCTCACCGCCACCTATGTAAATTTAAGAGCCAAACAGTTAAAACGCCAACGTGATGAATTACAGCGCATGGTTGATAATAAAACCAAAGAATTGAGTCAGGAAAAAAGTTTGGTAGAGTCGCAAAACAAAATAATTCGTGCAAAGAATAAAGATATTCAGGACAGTATAAATTATGCGCAAAAAATTCAGGATGCGATTTTACCTGACATGAATGAGTTGAAGAAAAGTTTATCGGATGTGTTCATATTGTATAAGCCAAGAGAAGTTGTAAGCGGTGATTTTTATTGGTATACACATGTCGATAATTCGATGATTATTGTTGCTGCCGATTGCACAGGTCATGGAGTTCCGGGCGCATTGATGAGCATGATTGGGAATGCGCTTTTGCGAGAGATAATTTTGTTGAATCAAATTTATACACCCAACAGTATATTGTATGCTTTGGATGAAGGAATCATCAGCACCCTTAATCAAGGAGGTGCCGAAAAAGAACGCAAGGACGGAATGGCTATTTCGATTTGCAAAATAAACGCAGATAAAAAAGAAATTCACTTTGCAAGTTCTCAGCAGTCATTAATTCACATCAGTAAAAATAAAGCAATTGAAGTAAAGGGTGAATTTTTTTCAATAGGTGATTACGAAGTAACCGATAAGCGATTTGAGAATCATCGTTTTTCGTACGAAAAAGAAGACATGATTTATTTGTTTTCTGATGGATACTTGGATCAATTTGGAGGAGGCGAAAACCGTAAGTTTATGAAAAAACGATTCGTTGATTTACTGTTAGAAATTAGTCATCTGGAAGGAACTTTTCAAAAAGCCGCACTCGAAAAAAATCTTTCTGCTTGGAAAGGCGAGAAAAACCAAACAGATGATGTTATGGTTATAGGAATTCGGCTATAA
- a CDS encoding 5'-nucleotidase C-terminal domain-containing protein, with translation MTKTSLLFRFSASIIVLTACSSPTKVTKVEPTAVQLNNASKSNVEIEKIIEPYKSSMDKEMNQVLIISESNAEKDLPEGKLGNITCDMVLKKANDYCKEQQLPAVDMCLLNNGGLRAALPQGEILMSKVYELMPFENELVVLTLSGKKTKQLFQAVANSRGMPIAGARVVIQDSLPPQVMVGGVELNESKNYRVVTSDYLSNGGDKMYFFKSPEKVDTLHHKIRDCIIEYMVEENKKGNTLKPQLDGRISYKK, from the coding sequence ATGACTAAAACCTCCCTTTTATTCCGATTTAGCGCATCAATTATAGTACTTACTGCATGCAGCAGTCCAACGAAAGTAACCAAGGTAGAACCAACAGCTGTCCAATTAAATAATGCTTCTAAAAGTAATGTTGAAATTGAAAAAATAATTGAGCCTTACAAAAGTAGCATGGATAAAGAAATGAATCAGGTATTGATTATTTCTGAAAGCAATGCCGAAAAAGATTTACCGGAAGGCAAACTTGGAAATATTACCTGCGACATGGTGCTTAAAAAAGCAAACGATTATTGCAAAGAGCAACAACTTCCTGCTGTAGATATGTGCTTGTTGAACAATGGTGGATTGCGTGCTGCTTTGCCTCAAGGCGAAATTTTAATGAGTAAGGTATATGAGTTGATGCCTTTCGAAAATGAATTGGTGGTACTTACGCTTAGCGGAAAAAAAACGAAACAATTGTTTCAGGCGGTAGCAAATAGCCGTGGTATGCCAATTGCCGGTGCACGTGTTGTTATTCAAGATTCTTTGCCTCCACAAGTTATGGTGGGTGGTGTTGAGTTGAATGAATCAAAAAATTACAGAGTGGTTACGTCCGATTATTTATCAAACGGAGGTGATAAAATGTATTTTTTTAAATCGCCTGAAAAGGTAGATACCCTGCACCATAAAATAAGGGATTGCATTATTGAATACATGGTAGAAGAAAATAAAAAAGGAAACACTTTAAAGCCACAGTTAGATGGAAGAATTTCGTATAAAAAATAG
- a CDS encoding PKD domain-containing protein translates to MNNKLTTSNYLPIRRFQKAFVGLCLLVLNVGVFAQSAEILKADELLSQKKYAEAAQAYRLLLSRENEYLLSSKIGYCYLQLQDFKQAESYYEKVMRFGQHKSNEAFNYAECLKNNLRIVEAKRFYNEAASKDPKDKLAKRNANSCQMFLENSKGGSCSMISSSKNCFTLDVSTSIDTGANDLVYQWEFDTGDKLEGAVVNYCFPGAGKRKIKLNSYSKLHPEVVRCDSSLFVTIDGIPITFKNTDSPQINDLLNFDASNSVIDAATITDYFWDFGDGNLGLGKLVTHSFSTTGNYTVKLVVTAQSLDGKQDIIYCGYKKITVASNVYEEKSLLEILKEEATEREKEKKSKNGKAQKK, encoded by the coding sequence GTGAATAACAAGCTTACAACATCTAACTACCTTCCTATTCGACGCTTTCAAAAAGCCTTCGTTGGGCTTTGTTTGTTGGTGCTGAATGTGGGTGTATTTGCTCAAAGCGCCGAGATTTTAAAAGCAGATGAACTCCTGAGTCAAAAAAAATATGCCGAGGCTGCTCAAGCTTATCGCCTTTTGCTTAGTCGAGAAAATGAATACCTGCTCAGTTCAAAAATTGGGTATTGCTATTTGCAACTTCAAGATTTTAAGCAGGCCGAAAGTTATTATGAAAAGGTGATGCGCTTTGGCCAACATAAAAGCAACGAAGCATTTAATTATGCTGAATGCCTCAAAAACAATTTAAGAATTGTTGAAGCAAAACGATTTTATAACGAAGCAGCAAGCAAAGACCCTAAAGATAAGTTGGCTAAACGTAATGCTAATTCCTGCCAGATGTTTTTAGAAAATTCAAAAGGAGGATCGTGTAGTATGATTAGCAGTTCAAAAAATTGTTTCACACTCGATGTATCCACTTCTATTGACACAGGAGCGAATGACTTAGTTTATCAATGGGAATTCGACACGGGTGATAAACTTGAAGGAGCGGTTGTGAATTATTGCTTCCCCGGTGCCGGTAAACGAAAGATTAAATTAAACAGCTATTCCAAATTGCATCCTGAAGTTGTGCGTTGCGATTCATCCTTGTTTGTTACAATTGATGGTATTCCCATTACATTTAAAAATACTGACAGTCCGCAAATAAACGACTTATTAAATTTTGATGCGTCTAATTCAGTGATTGATGCTGCAACCATTACCGACTATTTCTGGGATTTTGGAGATGGAAATTTAGGATTAGGAAAACTGGTCACCCATTCGTTTAGCACCACCGGTAATTATACCGTAAAATTAGTGGTAACCGCTCAATCGCTCGATGGCAAGCAAGATATTATTTACTGCGGTTATAAGAAAATTACCGTTGCTAGTAATGTTTATGAAGAGAAAAGTCTTTTAGAGATTTTAAAGGAAGAAGCTACAGAACGTGAGAAAGAAAAAAAATCAAAAAACGGTAAAGCTCAAAAAAAGTAA
- a CDS encoding GWxTD domain-containing protein — translation MKKYFLAILLFTALSAQNFAQSNLKAYLAYSSFTTSDQQPFLETYLTVLGNTVIYKKNENGKFQGSVELSIAFIQNDKIINFKKYTLLSDELDSEVKPRTNFIDQQRFALPNGEYLLEFEIADKNAKSTISKFTEKIRIDFPAQQVVLSDIELIESYQPTVVQNILSKSGYDLVPYVSKYYPENFNTLTFYSEIYNTSTVLHDSDKFLVNYYLEDFDTKEKLSAYSNFKKYTAAKVNGLLAEFKIDKLETGNYNLCIEVRSRENKLLANRKMFFQRSNPPAEPALDSSRLVSEIENTFVSKIDNIDSLAIFIDYLRSISSVSEVTYADNQLHAADLLTMQRFFYSFWQRRNAEEPEQEWLLYRMDVEEANRIFATTVRAKKGYASDRGRVYLKYGKPTIRSVSDHEPSAYPFEIWQYDRTRDGQNNRRFVFYNPYSGSNDYRLIHSDARSEVFDARWKFKITDRKVDYWNTDPTKRKDNLDNENLNEDSFGSQLEDLYRNPR, via the coding sequence ATGAAAAAATATTTTTTAGCTATCCTGCTTTTTACCGCTTTAAGTGCCCAAAATTTCGCACAAAGCAATTTAAAAGCCTATTTAGCCTATTCCAGTTTTACCACTTCCGACCAACAGCCCTTTCTCGAAACCTATCTTACCGTTTTAGGAAATACCGTTATTTATAAGAAAAACGAAAATGGCAAATTCCAAGGCAGTGTTGAACTTTCAATAGCCTTTATTCAAAATGACAAAATCATAAATTTTAAAAAATACACCTTGTTAAGCGATGAACTTGATTCGGAAGTAAAACCTCGTACAAATTTTATTGATCAGCAACGCTTTGCTTTACCCAACGGAGAGTATTTACTCGAATTTGAAATTGCTGATAAAAATGCAAAATCAACCATCAGCAAGTTTACCGAGAAAATTCGCATTGATTTTCCTGCTCAACAAGTGGTTTTATCCGACATCGAATTAATTGAAAGCTATCAGCCAACTGTGGTTCAAAATATATTGAGCAAAAGTGGATACGATTTAGTTCCTTATGTTTCTAAATACTATCCTGAAAATTTTAACACACTTACCTTTTATAGCGAAATATATAATACTTCAACCGTACTGCACGACAGTGATAAATTTTTGGTGAACTACTACCTCGAAGACTTTGACACCAAAGAAAAATTAAGTGCCTATTCAAACTTTAAAAAATACACCGCTGCTAAAGTCAACGGTTTGTTGGCTGAATTTAAGATTGACAAGCTGGAAACCGGAAACTACAATTTATGTATAGAAGTAAGAAGCCGCGAAAACAAATTATTGGCTAATCGAAAAATGTTTTTTCAACGAAGCAATCCTCCAGCCGAACCTGCCCTTGATAGCAGTCGCTTGGTTTCAGAAATTGAAAACACTTTTGTTTCAAAAATAGACAACATCGATTCGCTGGCTATATTTATCGATTACCTGCGCTCTATTTCAAGTGTTTCGGAAGTTACCTATGCCGATAATCAATTGCATGCTGCTGATTTACTAACCATGCAACGCTTTTTTTATAGCTTTTGGCAAAGGCGCAATGCTGAAGAACCTGAGCAGGAATGGCTTTTATACCGAATGGATGTGGAAGAAGCAAACCGAATTTTTGCAACTACCGTTCGTGCCAAAAAGGGCTATGCATCTGATCGTGGACGCGTGTATTTAAAATACGGAAAACCCACCATACGCTCAGTTAGCGATCATGAACCAAGTGCCTATCCTTTTGAAATTTGGCAATATGATCGTACACGTGACGGACAAAATAACCGACGATTCGTATTTTACAATCCTTACTCAGGTTCAAATGATTATAGACTGATACACTCTGATGCTCGCTCTGAAGTATTTGATGCTCGCTGGAAATTTAAAATAACCGATCGTAAAGTAGATTACTGGAATACAGATCCCACAAAACGTAAAGACAACCTCGACAACGAAAATCTAAATGAAGATTCATTTGGAAGTCAACTGGAGGATTTATACAGAAATCCTCGCTAA
- the xerD gene encoding site-specific tyrosine recombinase XerD, translated as MNWNSYLKGFESYLKLERSLAGNSIEAYAHDLEKFVQYLESAKLELSPKQIQLKHLRAFLVWTNELGMSARTQARVISGIKSFYKYLLVESITDEDPTLLLEAPRLGRKLPEVMSIEEINGIIDAIDLSKNEGVRNKAMLETLYSSGLRVSELVNLKISNVFAKEGFLKVVGKGNKERIIPIGKVALKQIDIYLRSYRSKLSPDKNDSDTLFLNQRGKKLTRVMIFTIIKQLAIKINLKKNISPHTFRHSFATHLIDGGADLRAVQDMLGHESITTTEIYTHLDREYLRDAILQFHPRSKK; from the coding sequence GTGAACTGGAATAGTTACCTCAAAGGATTTGAATCTTATTTAAAACTCGAACGATCGTTGGCAGGTAATTCTATTGAAGCCTATGCACACGATTTGGAAAAGTTTGTACAGTATCTTGAGTCGGCCAAATTGGAACTATCGCCCAAACAAATTCAATTGAAGCATTTACGTGCATTTTTAGTTTGGACCAACGAACTTGGCATGAGTGCACGAACACAAGCCCGGGTGATTTCAGGAATAAAATCATTTTACAAATACTTACTGGTAGAAAGTATTACAGATGAAGATCCCACGCTGCTTTTGGAAGCTCCACGCTTGGGTAGAAAATTACCGGAAGTAATGAGTATTGAAGAAATTAATGGAATAATTGATGCCATTGATTTAAGTAAAAACGAAGGTGTGCGCAACAAAGCCATGCTCGAAACTTTGTACAGTTCAGGATTACGTGTAAGTGAATTGGTGAATCTTAAAATTTCGAATGTATTTGCCAAAGAAGGATTTTTAAAAGTAGTTGGAAAAGGAAACAAGGAGCGAATTATACCTATTGGAAAAGTAGCATTAAAGCAGATTGATATCTACCTGCGTTCCTATCGTTCGAAACTTAGTCCCGATAAAAACGACAGCGATACCTTATTTTTAAATCAACGTGGTAAAAAACTTACACGGGTGATGATATTTACAATTATAAAACAATTAGCAATTAAAATTAATTTGAAAAAAAATATCAGTCCGCATACTTTTCGGCATTCCTTTGCAACGCACCTCATTGATGGGGGTGCCGATTTACGTGCTGTGCAGGATATGTTGGGACATGAAAGTATAACCACAACCGAAATTTATACGCATTTAGACAGAGAGTATTTGCGTGATGCCATTTTGCAATTTCATCCGCGTTCAAAAAAATAA